In Eubalaena glacialis isolate mEubGla1 chromosome 3, mEubGla1.1.hap2.+ XY, whole genome shotgun sequence, the following are encoded in one genomic region:
- the GALE gene encoding UDP-glucose 4-epimerase isoform X1, giving the protein MAEKVLVTGGAGYIGSHTVLELLEAGYAPVVVDNFHNAIRGGGSMPESLRRVQELTGHSVEFEEMDILDQAALQRLFKKHSFTAVIHFAGLKAVGESVQKPLDYYRVNLTGTIQLLEIMRAHGVKNLVFSSSATVYGNPQYLPLDEAHPTGGCTNPYGKSKFFIEEMIRDLCQADKAWNAVLLRYFNPIGAHASGCIGEDPQGIPNNLMPYVSQVAIGRREALNVFGNDYDTEDGTGVRDYIHVVDLAKGHIAALRKLKEQCGCRIYNLGTGTGYSVLQMVLAMEKASGKKIPYKVVARREGDVAACYANPSLALKELGWSAALGLDRMCEDLWRWQKQNPSGFGAQA; this is encoded by the exons ATGGCAGAGAAGGTGCTGGTAACGGGTGGGGCTGGCTACATCGGCAGCCACACCGTGCTGGAGCTGCTGGAGGCGGGCTATGCGCCCGTGGTCGTCGACAACTTCCATAATGCCATTCGTG GAGGGGGCTCCATGCCTGAGAGCTTGCGGCGGGTTCAGGAGCTGACAGGCCACTCTGTGGAGTTTGAGGAGATGGACATCTTGGACCAGGCAGCCCTACAGCGTCTTTTTAAGAAG CACAGCTTCACAGCGGTCATCCACTTTGCTGGGCTCAAGGCTGTGGGCGAGTCGGTGCAGAAGCCTCTGGATTATTACAGAGTTAACCTGACAGGAACCATCCAGCTTCTGGAG ATCATGAGGGCCCACGGGGTGAAGAACCTGGTGTTCAGCAGCTCGGCCACCGTGTATGGGAACCCCCAGTACCTGCCCCTGGATGAGGCTCACCCCACAGGTGGCTGTACCAACCCCTACGGCAAGTCCAAGTTCTTCATCGAGGAAATGATCCGGGACCTGTGCCAGGCAGACAAG GCCTGGAATGCAGTGCTGCTGCGATATTTCAACCCCATAGGCGCCCACGCCTCGGGCTGCATCGGCGAGGATCCCCAGGGCATCCCCAATAACCTCATGCCCTATGTCTCCCAG GTGGCGATTGGACGACGGGAGGCACTGAATGTCTTTGGCAACGACTATGACACAGAGGATGGCACAG GCGTCCGGGATTACATCCATGTCGTGGATCTGGCCAAGGGCCACATCGCGGCCTTGAGGAAGCTGAAGGAGCAGTGTGGCTGCCGg ATCTACAACCTGGGCACAGGCACGGGCTATTCGGTATTACAGATGGTCCTGGCCATGGAGAAGGCCTCGGGGAAGAAG ATCCCGTACAAGGTGGTGGCCCGGCGGGAAGGCGATGTGGCTGCCTGTTATGCCAACCCCAGCCTGGCCCTCAAGGAGCTGGGCTGGTCAGCAGCCTTAGGGCTGGACAGGATGT GCGAAGATCTATGGCGCTGGCAGAAGCAGAATCCTTCAGGCTTTGGCGCGCAGGCCTGA
- the GALE gene encoding UDP-glucose 4-epimerase isoform X2 — protein sequence MAEKVLVTGGAGYIGSHTVLELLEAGYAPVVVDNFHNAIRGGGSMPESLRRVQELTGHSVEFEEMDILDQAALQRLFKKHSFTAVIHFAGLKAVGESVQKPLDYYRVNLTGTIQLLEIMRAHGVKNLVFSSSATVYGNPQYLPLDEAHPTGGCTNPYGKSKFFIEEMIRDLCQADKVAIGRREALNVFGNDYDTEDGTGVRDYIHVVDLAKGHIAALRKLKEQCGCRIYNLGTGTGYSVLQMVLAMEKASGKKIPYKVVARREGDVAACYANPSLALKELGWSAALGLDRMCEDLWRWQKQNPSGFGAQA from the exons ATGGCAGAGAAGGTGCTGGTAACGGGTGGGGCTGGCTACATCGGCAGCCACACCGTGCTGGAGCTGCTGGAGGCGGGCTATGCGCCCGTGGTCGTCGACAACTTCCATAATGCCATTCGTG GAGGGGGCTCCATGCCTGAGAGCTTGCGGCGGGTTCAGGAGCTGACAGGCCACTCTGTGGAGTTTGAGGAGATGGACATCTTGGACCAGGCAGCCCTACAGCGTCTTTTTAAGAAG CACAGCTTCACAGCGGTCATCCACTTTGCTGGGCTCAAGGCTGTGGGCGAGTCGGTGCAGAAGCCTCTGGATTATTACAGAGTTAACCTGACAGGAACCATCCAGCTTCTGGAG ATCATGAGGGCCCACGGGGTGAAGAACCTGGTGTTCAGCAGCTCGGCCACCGTGTATGGGAACCCCCAGTACCTGCCCCTGGATGAGGCTCACCCCACAGGTGGCTGTACCAACCCCTACGGCAAGTCCAAGTTCTTCATCGAGGAAATGATCCGGGACCTGTGCCAGGCAGACAAG GTGGCGATTGGACGACGGGAGGCACTGAATGTCTTTGGCAACGACTATGACACAGAGGATGGCACAG GCGTCCGGGATTACATCCATGTCGTGGATCTGGCCAAGGGCCACATCGCGGCCTTGAGGAAGCTGAAGGAGCAGTGTGGCTGCCGg ATCTACAACCTGGGCACAGGCACGGGCTATTCGGTATTACAGATGGTCCTGGCCATGGAGAAGGCCTCGGGGAAGAAG ATCCCGTACAAGGTGGTGGCCCGGCGGGAAGGCGATGTGGCTGCCTGTTATGCCAACCCCAGCCTGGCCCTCAAGGAGCTGGGCTGGTCAGCAGCCTTAGGGCTGGACAGGATGT GCGAAGATCTATGGCGCTGGCAGAAGCAGAATCCTTCAGGCTTTGGCGCGCAGGCCTGA
- the LYPLA2 gene encoding acyl-protein thioesterase 2 isoform X1 produces MCTGPSRGALQCMCGNTMSVPLLTDAATVSGAERETAAVIFLHGLGDTGHSWADALSTIRLPHVKYICPHAPRIPVTLNMKMVMPSWFDLMGLSPDAPEDEAGIKKAAENIKALIEHEMKNGIPANRIVLGGFSQGGALSLYTALTCPHPLAGIVALSCWLPLHRAFPQAANGSAKDLTILQCHGELDPMVPVRFGALTAEKLRSVVTPARVQFKTYPGVMHSSCPQEMAAVKEFLEKLLPPV; encoded by the exons ATGTGCACAGGCCCCAGCCGTGGAGCCCTGCAGTGTATGTGTGGTAACACCATGTCTGTGCCCCTGCTCACCGATGCTGCCACTGTGTCTGGAGCTGAGCGGGAAACAGCTGCG gttattttttTACATGGCCTTGGAGACACAGG GCACAGCTGGGCTGACGCCCTCTCCACTATCCGGCTCCCTCATGTCAAGTACATCTGTCCCCATGC GCCTCGGATCCCTGTGACACTCAACATGAAGATGGTGATGCCCTCCTG GTTTGACCTGATGGGGCTGAGTCCAGATGCCCCAGAGGACGAGGCTGGCATTAAGAAGGCAGCAGAGAACA tcaaGGCCTTGATTGAGCATGAGATGAAGAATGGGATCCCTGCCAATCGGATCGTCCTGGGAGGCTTTTCAcag ggtGGAGCCCTGTCCCTCTACACAGCCCTCACCTGCCCCCACCCTCTGGCTGGCATTGTGGCATTGAGCTGTTGGCTGCCTCTGCACCGGGCCTTCCCCCAG GCAGCCAACGGCAGTGCCAAGGACCTGACCATCCTTCAGTGTCACGGGGAGCTGGACCCCATGGTTCCCGTACGATTTGGGGCCCTGACAGCCGAGAAGCTCCGGTCTGTTGTCACACCCGCCAGGGTCCAGTTCAAGACTTACCCCGGTGTCATGCACAGCTCCTGTCCTCAG gagaTGGCAGCTGTGAAGGAGTTTCTTGAGAAGCTGCTGCCTCCTGTGTAA
- the LYPLA2 gene encoding acyl-protein thioesterase 2 isoform X2 — protein MCGNTMSVPLLTDAATVSGAERETAAVIFLHGLGDTGHSWADALSTIRLPHVKYICPHAPRIPVTLNMKMVMPSWFDLMGLSPDAPEDEAGIKKAAENIKALIEHEMKNGIPANRIVLGGFSQGGALSLYTALTCPHPLAGIVALSCWLPLHRAFPQAANGSAKDLTILQCHGELDPMVPVRFGALTAEKLRSVVTPARVQFKTYPGVMHSSCPQEMAAVKEFLEKLLPPV, from the exons ATGTGTGGTAACACCATGTCTGTGCCCCTGCTCACCGATGCTGCCACTGTGTCTGGAGCTGAGCGGGAAACAGCTGCG gttattttttTACATGGCCTTGGAGACACAGG GCACAGCTGGGCTGACGCCCTCTCCACTATCCGGCTCCCTCATGTCAAGTACATCTGTCCCCATGC GCCTCGGATCCCTGTGACACTCAACATGAAGATGGTGATGCCCTCCTG GTTTGACCTGATGGGGCTGAGTCCAGATGCCCCAGAGGACGAGGCTGGCATTAAGAAGGCAGCAGAGAACA tcaaGGCCTTGATTGAGCATGAGATGAAGAATGGGATCCCTGCCAATCGGATCGTCCTGGGAGGCTTTTCAcag ggtGGAGCCCTGTCCCTCTACACAGCCCTCACCTGCCCCCACCCTCTGGCTGGCATTGTGGCATTGAGCTGTTGGCTGCCTCTGCACCGGGCCTTCCCCCAG GCAGCCAACGGCAGTGCCAAGGACCTGACCATCCTTCAGTGTCACGGGGAGCTGGACCCCATGGTTCCCGTACGATTTGGGGCCCTGACAGCCGAGAAGCTCCGGTCTGTTGTCACACCCGCCAGGGTCCAGTTCAAGACTTACCCCGGTGTCATGCACAGCTCCTGTCCTCAG gagaTGGCAGCTGTGAAGGAGTTTCTTGAGAAGCTGCTGCCTCCTGTGTAA
- the PITHD1 gene encoding PITH domain-containing protein 1, whose protein sequence is MSHGHSHGGGGCRCAAEREEPPEQRGLAYGLYLRIDLERLQCLNESREGSGRGVFKPWEERTDRSKFVESDADEELLFNIPFTGNVKLKGIIIMGEDDDSHPSEMRLYKNIPQMSFDDTDREPDQTFSLNRDLTGELEYATKISRFSNVYHLSIHISKNFGADTTKVFYIGLRGEWTELRRHEVTICSYEASANPADHRVHQVTPQTHFIS, encoded by the exons ATGTCGCATGGCCACAGTCACGGCGGGGGCGGCTGCCGCTGCGCCGCCGAACGTGAGGAGCCGCCCGAGCAGCGCGGCCTGGCCTACGGCCTGTACCTGCGCATCGACTTGGAGCGGCTGCAGTGTCTCAACGAGAGCCGCGAGGGCAGCGGCCGCGGCGTCTTCAAGCCGTGGGAGGAGCGGACCGACCGCTCCAAG ttTGTTGAAAGTGATGCAGATGAAGAGCTTCTGTTTAATATTCC ATTTACAGGCAATGTCAAGCTCAAAGGTATCATTATAATGGGAGAAGATGATGACTCACACCCCTCTGAGATGAGACT GTACAAGAACATTCCACAGATGAGCTTTGATGATACAGACAGGGAGCCAGATCAGACCTTTAGTCTGAACCGGGATCTTACGGGAGAACTAGAGTATGCTACAAA AATTTCTCGTTTTTCAAATGTCTATCATCTCTCAATTCATATTTCAAAAAACTTTGGAGCCGATACCACAAAGGTCTTTTATATTGGCCTGAGAGGAGAATGGACTGAG CTTCGCCGACATGAGGTGACCATCTGCAGTTATGAAGCATCGGCCAACCCAGCTGACCACAGGGTCCATCAGGTTACCCCACAGACACACTTTATTTCCTAA
- the ELOA gene encoding elongin-A isoform X2 codes for MAAESALQVVEKLQARLAANPDPKKLLKYLKKLSTLPITVDILAETGVGKTVNSLRKHEHVGSFAKDLVAQWKKLVPVERNTEPDEQDFEKSNSRKRPRDALKEEEEVEGDYPESWKASGSQSFSPDNRQKKHRKLSELERPHKVSHSHERRDERKRYHRVSPVYSSDHESSDYGHVQSPLSSASPHQMSVDHYRSLEEDHEPFVSHQKPGKGHSNAFQDRLGVSQERHLGEAQGKEVVSQSKEHRSSHKEKRPVNAKGDEKSSLSREKSHKAISKEENRRRPPSGDSTKEKPPSSGVKKEKEKEGSTKKVLPPLEVASDNHLKKPKYRDPEKTKSDKNKQSLESLDIGKGAGDLLPKAKEKVSNNLKTQEGKVKPSHSDRKSVGSFLKAEEADMDDEFEQPTMSFESYLSYDQPRKKKKKIVKTSTTTPGEKGFKKHDSKSTSKNLDSVQKLPKVNENKSEKLPPAGSHSAKLKKVPSDVLPVLPDLPLPVIQANYRPLPSLELMSAFQPKRKALSSPQEEEEAGFTGRRMNSKMQVYSGSKCAYLPKMMTLHEQCIRVLKNNIDSIFEVGGVPYSVLEPVLERCTPDQLYRIEEYNHVLIEDTDQLWKVHCHRDFKDERPEEYESWREMYLRLQDAREQRLRVLTKNIRSAHANKPKGRQAKMAFVNSVAKPPRDVRRRQEKFGTGGAAVPEKIRIKPAPYLSGSSRLGSGGSNSFNASPEEPAYDGPSTSSAHSAPVVSSTVSCDPRKPTVKKIAPMMAKTIKAFKNRFSRR; via the exons CtattgaaatatttgaagaaactctCCACCTTGCCTATTACAGTAGACATTCTTGCG GAGACCGGGGTTGGGAAAACGGTAAATAGCTTGCGAAAACATGAGCATGTCGGAAGCTTTGCCAAGGACCTAGTGGCCCAGTGGAAGAAGCTGGTTCCTGTGGAACG aaatactgaGCCTGATGAACAGGACTTTGAGAAGAGCAATTCTCGAAAGCGCCCCAGGGATGCCcttaaggaggaggaggaggtagaGGGGGACTACCCAGAAAGCTGGAAAGCCTCCGGTAGCCAGTCGTTTAGTCCTGATAACAGacagaaaaaacacagaaaactcTCAGAGCTTGAGCGGCCTCACAAAGTATCTCACAGTCATGAGAGGAGAGACGAGAGAAAGAGGTACCACAGAGTTTCTCCAGTTTACTCTTCAGACCACGAATCTTCCGATTACGGCCACGTTCAGTCCCCACTGTCATCCGCCAGCCCTCATCAGATGTCTGTGGACCATTACAGATCCCTGGAGGAGGACCACGAGCCCTTTGTTTCACACCAGAAGCCTGGCAAAGGCCACAGTAATGCCTTTCAGGACAGACTGGGGGTCAGTCAAGAACGACACCTGGGTGAAGCCCAAGGGAAAGAGGTCGTGAGTCAGAGCAAGGAGCACAGATCTTCCCATAAAGAAAAACGTCCGGTGAATGCCAAAGGAGATGAGAAGTCTTCTTTGAGCAGAGAAAAATCACACAAGGCCATCTCCAAAGAGGAAAACCGGCGGAGGCCACCCTCAGGGGACAGTACAAAGGAGAAACCACCCTCTAGTGGTgtcaagaaagagaaggaaaaagagggcaGCACCAAGAAGGTTTTACCCCCCTTGGAGGTGGCATCAGACAACCACCTTAAAAAGCCAAAATATAGagacccagagaaaaccaaatcAGACAAAAACAAGCAGAGTCTAGAAAGCTTAGACATAGGCAAGGGGGCAGGAGACCTATTGCCCAAGGCAAAAGAGAAGGTTTCTAACAACCTAAAGACTcaagaaggaaaagtaaaaccTTCTCATTCAGATAGAAAGTCAGTGGGCTCCTTCCTTAAAGCTGAGGAGGCAGATATGGATGATGAATTCGAGCAGCCCACCATGTCTTTTGAGTCATACCTCAGCTATGACCAGCCccggaagaaaaagaaaaagattgtgaAAACTTCAACCACGACTCCTGgagaaaaaggatttaaaaaacatGATTCAAAAAGCACTAGTAAAAACTTGGACTCAGTTCAGAAATTACCTAAGGTGAACGAAAACAAGTCAGAGAAGCTTCCGCCAGCTGGATCCCATTCAGCCAAGCTGAAAAAG GTCCCCAGCGATGTGCTGCCAGTGTTACCAGACCTTCCATTACCTGTGATACAGGCCAATTACCGCCCACTTCCTTCCCTTGAATTGATGTCTGCCTTCCAACCAAAGCGAAAAG CACTCTCCTCAccccaggaagaggaagaagctgGATTCACCGGACGAAGAATGAATTCCAAGATGCAGGTCTATTCTGGTTCCAAGTGTGCCTATCTCCCCAAAATGATGACCTTGCACGAGCAGTGCATCCGGGTGCTTAAAAACAACATTGACT CAATCTTTGAAGTGGGAGGCGTCCCATATTCTGTTCTTGAACCTGTTTTGGAGAGGTGTACACCTGATCAGTTATATCGCATAGAGGAATACAATCAC GTATTAATTGAAGATACGGATCAATTATGGAAAGTTCATTGTCACCGAGACTTTAAGGATGAAAGGCCAGAAGAGTATGAGTCGTGGCGGGAGATGTACCTGCGGCTTCAGGATGCCCGAGAGCAGCGGCTGCGAGTCCTCACAAAGAATATCCGATCTGCGCACGCCAATAAGCCCAAAG GCCGACAAGCAAAAATGGCCTTTGTCAACTCTGTGGCCAAGCCGCCTCGTGATGTTCGAAGGAGGCAGGAGAAGTTTGGAACAGGAGGAGCAGCTGTGCCTGAGAAAATCAG GATCAAGCCAGCGCCGTACCTCTCAGGAAGCAGCCGCTTGGGCAGTGGCGGCAGCAACAGCTTTAACGCCAGCCCCGAGGAGCCGGCCTATGACGGCCCGAGTACCAGCAGTGCCCACTCGGCACCCGTGGTCAGCAGCACTGTTTCCTGTGATCCTAGGAAACCGACTGTGAAGA AAATTGCCCCAATGATGGCCAAGACGATTAAAGCTTTCAAGAACAGATTCTCCCGACGATAA
- the ELOA gene encoding elongin-A isoform X1: protein MAAESALQVVEKLQARLAANPDPKKLLKYLKKLSTLPITVDILAETGVGKTVNSLRKHEHVGSFAKDLVAQWKKLVPVERNTEPDEQDFEKSNSRKRPRDALKEEEEVEGDYPESWKASGSQSFSPDNRQKKHRKLSELERPHKVSHSHERRDERKRYHRVSPVYSSDHESSDYGHVQSPLSSASPHQMSVDHYRSLEEDHEPFVSHQKPGKGHSNAFQDRLGVSQERHLGEAQGKEVVSQSKEHRSSHKEKRPVNAKGDEKSSLSREKSHKAISKEENRRRPPSGDSTKEKPPSSGVKKEKEKEGSTKKVLPPLEVASDNHLKKPKYRDPEKTKSDKNKQSLESLDIGKGAGDLLPKAKEKVSNNLKTQEGKVKPSHSDRKSVGSFLKAEEADMDDEFEQPTMSFESYLSYDQPRKKKKKIVKTSTTTPGEKGFKKHDSKSTSKNLDSVQKLPKVNENKSEKLPPAGSHSAKLKKVPSDVLPVLPDLPLPVIQANYRPLPSLELMSAFQPKRKALSSPQEEEEAGFTGRRMNSKMQVYSGSKCAYLPKMMTLHEQCIRVLKNNIDSIFEVGGVPYSVLEPVLERCTPDQLYRIEEYNHVLIEDTDQLWKVHCHRDFKDERPEEYESWREMYLRLQDAREQRLRVLTKNIRSAHANKPKGRQAKMAFVNSVAKPPRDVRRRQEKFGTGGAAVPEKIRIKPAPYLSGSSRLGSGGSNSFNASPEEPAYDGPSTSSAHSAPVVSSTVSCDPRKPTVKSRNCPNDGQDD from the exons CtattgaaatatttgaagaaactctCCACCTTGCCTATTACAGTAGACATTCTTGCG GAGACCGGGGTTGGGAAAACGGTAAATAGCTTGCGAAAACATGAGCATGTCGGAAGCTTTGCCAAGGACCTAGTGGCCCAGTGGAAGAAGCTGGTTCCTGTGGAACG aaatactgaGCCTGATGAACAGGACTTTGAGAAGAGCAATTCTCGAAAGCGCCCCAGGGATGCCcttaaggaggaggaggaggtagaGGGGGACTACCCAGAAAGCTGGAAAGCCTCCGGTAGCCAGTCGTTTAGTCCTGATAACAGacagaaaaaacacagaaaactcTCAGAGCTTGAGCGGCCTCACAAAGTATCTCACAGTCATGAGAGGAGAGACGAGAGAAAGAGGTACCACAGAGTTTCTCCAGTTTACTCTTCAGACCACGAATCTTCCGATTACGGCCACGTTCAGTCCCCACTGTCATCCGCCAGCCCTCATCAGATGTCTGTGGACCATTACAGATCCCTGGAGGAGGACCACGAGCCCTTTGTTTCACACCAGAAGCCTGGCAAAGGCCACAGTAATGCCTTTCAGGACAGACTGGGGGTCAGTCAAGAACGACACCTGGGTGAAGCCCAAGGGAAAGAGGTCGTGAGTCAGAGCAAGGAGCACAGATCTTCCCATAAAGAAAAACGTCCGGTGAATGCCAAAGGAGATGAGAAGTCTTCTTTGAGCAGAGAAAAATCACACAAGGCCATCTCCAAAGAGGAAAACCGGCGGAGGCCACCCTCAGGGGACAGTACAAAGGAGAAACCACCCTCTAGTGGTgtcaagaaagagaaggaaaaagagggcaGCACCAAGAAGGTTTTACCCCCCTTGGAGGTGGCATCAGACAACCACCTTAAAAAGCCAAAATATAGagacccagagaaaaccaaatcAGACAAAAACAAGCAGAGTCTAGAAAGCTTAGACATAGGCAAGGGGGCAGGAGACCTATTGCCCAAGGCAAAAGAGAAGGTTTCTAACAACCTAAAGACTcaagaaggaaaagtaaaaccTTCTCATTCAGATAGAAAGTCAGTGGGCTCCTTCCTTAAAGCTGAGGAGGCAGATATGGATGATGAATTCGAGCAGCCCACCATGTCTTTTGAGTCATACCTCAGCTATGACCAGCCccggaagaaaaagaaaaagattgtgaAAACTTCAACCACGACTCCTGgagaaaaaggatttaaaaaacatGATTCAAAAAGCACTAGTAAAAACTTGGACTCAGTTCAGAAATTACCTAAGGTGAACGAAAACAAGTCAGAGAAGCTTCCGCCAGCTGGATCCCATTCAGCCAAGCTGAAAAAG GTCCCCAGCGATGTGCTGCCAGTGTTACCAGACCTTCCATTACCTGTGATACAGGCCAATTACCGCCCACTTCCTTCCCTTGAATTGATGTCTGCCTTCCAACCAAAGCGAAAAG CACTCTCCTCAccccaggaagaggaagaagctgGATTCACCGGACGAAGAATGAATTCCAAGATGCAGGTCTATTCTGGTTCCAAGTGTGCCTATCTCCCCAAAATGATGACCTTGCACGAGCAGTGCATCCGGGTGCTTAAAAACAACATTGACT CAATCTTTGAAGTGGGAGGCGTCCCATATTCTGTTCTTGAACCTGTTTTGGAGAGGTGTACACCTGATCAGTTATATCGCATAGAGGAATACAATCAC GTATTAATTGAAGATACGGATCAATTATGGAAAGTTCATTGTCACCGAGACTTTAAGGATGAAAGGCCAGAAGAGTATGAGTCGTGGCGGGAGATGTACCTGCGGCTTCAGGATGCCCGAGAGCAGCGGCTGCGAGTCCTCACAAAGAATATCCGATCTGCGCACGCCAATAAGCCCAAAG GCCGACAAGCAAAAATGGCCTTTGTCAACTCTGTGGCCAAGCCGCCTCGTGATGTTCGAAGGAGGCAGGAGAAGTTTGGAACAGGAGGAGCAGCTGTGCCTGAGAAAATCAG GATCAAGCCAGCGCCGTACCTCTCAGGAAGCAGCCGCTTGGGCAGTGGCGGCAGCAACAGCTTTAACGCCAGCCCCGAGGAGCCGGCCTATGACGGCCCGAGTACCAGCAGTGCCCACTCGGCACCCGTGGTCAGCAGCACTGTTTCCTGTGATCCTAGGAAACCGACTGTGAAGAGTAG AAATTGCCCCAATGATGGCCAAGACGATTAA